In Rahnella variigena, one DNA window encodes the following:
- the rhmD gene encoding L-rhamnonate dehydratase — MESRALPKIKEIRAYFMGGATAEKGSGGADYHDQQEKHWIDDKVCTPMSKYKEYEQSRQSFGINVLGTLVVEIEADNGVTGFAVSTAGEMGCFIVEKHLNRFIEGRCVSEIKLIHDQMMRSTMFYAGSGGLVMNTISCVDLALWDLFGKCAQLPVYKLLGGAVRDEIQFYATGSRPDLAKEMGFIGGKMVTHFGPHDGDHGVRETAAMVADMREKCGPDFWLMLDCWMSMDVNFATKVAHACAPYNLKWIEECLPPQQYDGYREIKRNAPAGMMVTTGEHHGTLESFQTLSETGVDIMQPDVGWCGGLTTLLEIAAIAKAKGQLVVPHGSSVYSHHAVITFTNTPFSEFLMTAPEADHTRAQFAPILLNEPVPVNGRIHKSVLDKPGFGVELNPECKLTRPYQH, encoded by the coding sequence ATGGAATCAAGAGCATTACCTAAAATTAAAGAAATTCGTGCATATTTCATGGGCGGCGCGACCGCAGAAAAAGGCAGTGGCGGTGCGGATTATCATGACCAGCAGGAAAAACACTGGATCGACGATAAAGTCTGTACGCCAATGAGTAAATATAAAGAATATGAACAATCCCGACAGTCATTCGGTATTAACGTATTGGGTACGCTGGTAGTTGAAATAGAAGCCGACAATGGCGTCACCGGTTTTGCGGTGTCTACGGCAGGTGAAATGGGGTGTTTTATTGTCGAAAAACATCTCAACCGTTTTATTGAAGGACGCTGTGTCTCAGAAATCAAACTGATCCACGACCAGATGATGCGATCCACGATGTTCTACGCCGGCAGCGGCGGTCTGGTGATGAATACGATTTCCTGCGTCGACCTGGCGCTGTGGGATCTGTTCGGTAAATGTGCGCAACTGCCGGTGTATAAACTGCTCGGCGGCGCAGTGCGCGATGAAATCCAATTCTACGCCACGGGTTCACGTCCGGATCTGGCCAAAGAGATGGGCTTCATCGGCGGCAAAATGGTGACGCATTTTGGCCCGCATGATGGCGACCACGGCGTGCGTGAAACGGCTGCTATGGTGGCGGATATGCGCGAGAAATGCGGCCCGGATTTCTGGCTGATGCTTGACTGCTGGATGTCGATGGACGTTAATTTCGCTACCAAAGTAGCACATGCCTGTGCGCCTTATAACCTCAAATGGATTGAGGAGTGTCTGCCGCCGCAACAGTATGACGGTTACCGCGAAATCAAACGCAACGCGCCAGCCGGGATGATGGTCACCACCGGTGAACACCACGGCACGCTGGAGTCTTTCCAGACGTTGTCAGAAACCGGCGTCGATATCATGCAGCCTGATGTGGGCTGGTGTGGCGGGCTCACCACCTTGCTGGAAATCGCCGCCATCGCCAAGGCGAAAGGGCAATTAGTGGTGCCGCACGGTTCCTCCGTGTATTCACATCATGCGGTGATTACCTTCACCAATACGCCTTTCAGCGAGTTCCTGATGACTGCACCTGAGGCTGACCACACCCGTGCGCAGTTTGCGCCAATCCTGCTTAATGAGCCGGTGCCGGTGAACGGACGTATTCATAAATCGGTACTGGATAAACCGGGATTCGGGGTGGAATTAAATCCTGAGTGCAAATTAACCCGCCCATATCAGCATTAA
- the livG gene encoding high-affinity branched-chain amino acid ABC transporter ATP-binding protein LivG, with the protein MSTQPLLAVEGLMMRFGGLLAVNNVALNLNQGEIVSLIGPNGAGKTTVFNCLTGFYKPSGGTIKLRDQHLEGLPGQKIARMGVVRTFQHVRLFREMTVIENLLVAQHQHLKSGVLAGLFKTPGFRRAEADALDRAADWLERVGLLELANRQAGNLAYGQQRRLEIVRCMVTRPEILMLDEPAAGLNPRETEELNQLIAELRNQHNVSVLLIEHDMKLVMGISDRIYVVNQGTPLAQGTPAEIRNNPDVIRAYLGEG; encoded by the coding sequence ATGAGTACGCAACCTCTGTTAGCGGTTGAGGGATTGATGATGCGTTTTGGTGGCCTGCTGGCGGTCAACAACGTGGCGCTGAACCTCAACCAGGGCGAAATTGTTTCGCTGATCGGCCCGAACGGTGCCGGTAAAACCACGGTATTTAACTGCCTGACCGGTTTCTATAAACCGAGCGGCGGCACCATTAAACTGCGTGACCAGCATCTGGAAGGATTGCCGGGGCAGAAAATTGCCCGCATGGGCGTGGTGCGTACTTTCCAGCACGTGCGTCTGTTCCGCGAAATGACGGTGATTGAAAACCTGCTGGTCGCCCAGCATCAGCACCTGAAAAGCGGCGTACTGGCGGGGCTGTTCAAAACGCCGGGATTCCGTCGCGCCGAAGCGGATGCGCTCGATCGCGCTGCCGACTGGCTGGAACGTGTCGGATTACTCGAGCTGGCAAACCGTCAGGCGGGCAATCTGGCTTACGGTCAGCAACGCCGTCTGGAAATTGTCCGCTGCATGGTCACGCGCCCGGAAATCCTGATGCTCGATGAACCGGCTGCCGGTCTTAACCCGCGTGAAACCGAAGAGCTGAATCAGCTGATTGCCGAACTGCGTAACCAGCACAACGTGTCGGTTCTGCTGATTGAGCACGACATGAAACTGGTGATGGGCATTTCCGATCGCATCTACGTAGTGAATCAGGGCACGCCGCTGGCACAAGGCACACCGGCTGAAATTCGTAATAATCCTGACGTGATCCGCGCCTATTTAGGCGAAGGTTGA
- a CDS encoding MFS transporter: protein MMTTILNKAVEKTRWRLIPFMLSLYILAFLDRANIGFAKESYQIDTGLSNEAFAMGAGIFFVAYAFLGAPGNLLMKKFGAKQWIGCTTLVWGVLSSAMAFADTEFKFLLVRFLLGAAEAGFFPGMIYLTSLWFPAKNRASVMGLFYMGVPLALTFGSPLSGALLEMHGFAGHPGWFWMFMIEGVLAVMAGIWTFWYLDNGPATARFLSAEQKQALIGELAKEEKLKQNSRLRDAFSIPAIWHLGLVYLIIQIGVYGLIFFLPTQVASLLGTKVGFSASLIASVPWIAAMFGTFFIPRYADKTGHLRSIAAFTLLAAGLGIGGSALVASPVLAIGALCFAAVGFIAVQPVFWTIPTTLLSGSALAAGIGFINLFGAIGGFLAPQIRVAADSMFSNNIAGLLTLCGITLFGVVAIALLRAKPETPQLPESQLKTSQ, encoded by the coding sequence ATTATGACGACGATATTAAATAAAGCCGTTGAGAAAACCCGCTGGCGTCTGATTCCTTTTATGCTTTCGTTATATATATTGGCCTTTCTGGATCGGGCGAATATTGGTTTTGCGAAAGAGTCTTACCAGATTGATACCGGATTAAGTAATGAAGCTTTTGCGATGGGGGCGGGAATATTCTTCGTCGCTTATGCTTTTCTCGGTGCGCCGGGAAATTTATTAATGAAAAAGTTCGGTGCCAAACAATGGATTGGCTGCACCACGCTGGTGTGGGGCGTTCTCTCGTCAGCAATGGCTTTTGCCGACACGGAATTCAAATTCCTGCTGGTGCGTTTTCTGCTGGGTGCTGCCGAGGCCGGATTCTTCCCCGGCATGATCTACCTGACATCCCTGTGGTTTCCGGCCAAAAACCGGGCTTCAGTGATGGGATTATTTTATATGGGCGTTCCGCTGGCGCTGACGTTTGGCAGCCCGCTTTCTGGTGCGTTGCTGGAGATGCACGGTTTTGCCGGACATCCGGGCTGGTTCTGGATGTTTATGATTGAAGGGGTGCTGGCGGTGATGGCCGGTATCTGGACATTCTGGTATCTCGATAATGGCCCGGCGACGGCGCGTTTCCTGTCAGCTGAACAAAAACAGGCGCTGATCGGTGAACTGGCGAAAGAAGAGAAACTGAAACAGAATTCGCGCCTGCGGGATGCCTTCAGCATTCCGGCGATCTGGCACCTCGGGCTGGTTTATCTGATTATTCAGATTGGCGTTTACGGGCTGATTTTCTTCCTGCCGACGCAGGTCGCCAGTTTGCTGGGAACAAAAGTCGGTTTCAGTGCGTCGCTGATCGCGTCTGTTCCCTGGATTGCGGCGATGTTCGGCACCTTCTTTATTCCGCGCTATGCCGATAAAACTGGCCATTTACGTTCGATAGCCGCGTTCACCTTACTGGCCGCCGGGCTGGGGATTGGGGGTTCTGCTCTGGTTGCCAGTCCGGTGCTGGCGATAGGTGCGCTGTGCTTTGCCGCCGTTGGGTTTATTGCCGTACAGCCGGTGTTCTGGACCATTCCGACCACGTTGCTTAGCGGCAGTGCGCTGGCGGCGGGGATTGGTTTCATCAATCTGTTCGGGGCGATTGGCGGATTCCTGGCACCACAAATCCGTGTGGCCGCGGACAGTATGTTCTCGAATAATATTGCCGGCTTACTCACCCTTTGCGGCATCACGTTGTTTGGCGTGGTCGCGATAGCGCTTCTCAGGGCAAAACCTGAAACACCTCAGTTACCGGAAAGCCAGCTGAAAACCAGTCAGTAA
- a CDS encoding high-affinity branched-chain amino acid ABC transporter permease LivM, with protein sequence MKRLNLLNALVSAFVLLVLAAFIMGLQLSLDGTKLVVNGAGEVRWTWIAIGCAIVFVFQLFRPMVSSSLKKVSGPGWVLPSFDGSTPKQKLLVLVLIIAAIAWPFIVSRGTVDIATLTLIYIMLGLGLNVVVGLSGLLVLGYGGFYAIGAYTYALLNHYYGIGFWEALPLAGLVSAAFGFLLGFPVLRLRGDYLAIVTLGFGEIVRILLLNNTELTGGPNGISQIPKPTLFGLEFSRTPRDGGWDTFSNFFHVAYDPSDRIIFLYMVALLLVIATLFIINRLLRMPLGRAWEALREDEIACRSLGLNPTRIKLTAFTISAAFAGFAGTLFAARQGFVSPESFTFAESAFVLAIVVLGGMGSQFAVILAAILLVVSRELMRDLNEYSMLLLGALMVLMMIWRPQGLLPMKRVHLKLKLSKKQIADQGEQA encoded by the coding sequence ATGAAGCGCCTGAATCTGTTAAATGCGCTGGTCTCGGCTTTCGTTCTGCTGGTGCTGGCCGCGTTCATCATGGGATTACAGCTGAGCCTCGACGGTACAAAACTGGTGGTCAACGGGGCCGGTGAAGTGCGCTGGACGTGGATTGCCATCGGCTGCGCCATCGTCTTCGTGTTTCAGTTGTTCCGCCCGATGGTCAGCAGCAGCCTGAAAAAAGTCTCCGGACCGGGCTGGGTTTTGCCGAGCTTTGATGGCTCGACGCCGAAACAAAAACTGCTGGTGCTGGTGCTGATTATCGCCGCTATCGCCTGGCCGTTTATCGTCTCGCGCGGCACGGTGGATATCGCCACGCTGACCCTGATCTACATCATGCTGGGTCTCGGTCTGAACGTGGTGGTCGGATTGTCCGGCCTGCTGGTACTGGGTTACGGCGGTTTTTATGCCATCGGCGCTTACACCTACGCGCTGCTCAATCACTATTACGGCATCGGATTCTGGGAAGCATTACCGCTGGCCGGACTGGTGTCGGCGGCGTTTGGTTTCCTGCTCGGATTCCCGGTGCTGCGGTTGCGGGGTGACTATCTGGCGATTGTGACGCTCGGGTTCGGCGAAATCGTCCGTATCCTGCTGCTCAATAATACCGAACTGACCGGCGGGCCGAACGGCATCAGCCAGATCCCGAAACCGACGCTGTTCGGGCTGGAATTCAGCCGGACACCGCGTGACGGCGGCTGGGACACGTTCAGTAATTTCTTCCATGTGGCGTACGATCCGAGCGACCGCATTATCTTCCTGTATATGGTGGCGCTGCTGCTGGTGATCGCGACCTTGTTCATCATCAACCGTCTGCTGCGTATGCCGCTGGGGCGTGCGTGGGAAGCGTTGCGTGAGGATGAAATTGCCTGCCGTTCGCTGGGGCTGAACCCGACCCGCATCAAACTGACCGCATTCACCATCAGCGCCGCATTTGCCGGTTTCGCCGGTACGCTGTTTGCCGCGCGTCAGGGCTTTGTCAGCCCGGAATCCTTCACCTTTGCGGAATCCGCTTTCGTGCTGGCTATCGTCGTGCTCGGCGGGATGGGCTCGCAGTTTGCCGTCATTCTGGCGGCTATTTTGCTGGTGGTTTCCCGTGAACTGATGCGTGACCTCAACGAATACAGCATGTTGCTGCTCGGTGCGTTAATGGTGCTGATGATGATCTGGCGTCCACAGGGCTTGCTGCCGATGAAACGTGTTCATCTCAAACTGAAGCTTTCGAAGAAACAAATCGCGGATCAGGGGGAACAGGCATGA
- the livH gene encoding high-affinity branched-chain amino acid ABC transporter permease LivH, which translates to MSEQFLYFIQQMFNGVTLGSTYALIAIGYTMVYGIIGMINFAHGEVYMIGSYVSFIVIAALMMMGIDASWLLIGAGFIAAIVISSAYGWSIERVAYKPVRNSKRLIALISAIGMSIFLQNYVSLTQGSRDLALPSLVTGQWTLGEANGFAATISTMQLIIWIVTFVAMLALTLFIRYSRMGRACRACAEDLKMASLLGISTDRVISLTFVIGALMAAVAGVLLGQFYGVINPYIGFMAGMKAFTAAVLGGIGSIPGAMIGGLILGVAEALTSAYLSTEYKDVVSFALLIVVLLVLPTGILGRPEVEKV; encoded by the coding sequence ATGTCAGAGCAGTTCCTCTATTTCATTCAGCAGATGTTCAACGGTGTCACGTTGGGCAGCACTTATGCGCTGATCGCCATTGGTTACACCATGGTTTACGGCATTATCGGCATGATCAACTTCGCCCACGGCGAGGTGTATATGATCGGCAGTTATGTCTCCTTTATCGTAATCGCCGCTCTGATGATGATGGGTATCGACGCCAGCTGGTTGCTGATCGGTGCCGGTTTTATCGCCGCGATTGTGATTTCCAGTGCCTACGGCTGGAGTATTGAACGCGTGGCGTATAAGCCGGTGCGTAACTCCAAGCGTCTGATTGCACTGATTTCTGCCATCGGGATGTCCATTTTTCTGCAAAACTACGTCAGCCTCACACAGGGCTCACGCGATCTCGCTTTACCCAGTCTGGTGACCGGCCAGTGGACTCTGGGCGAGGCGAATGGTTTCGCCGCGACCATCAGCACCATGCAACTGATTATCTGGATAGTCACGTTTGTCGCGATGCTGGCGCTGACGCTGTTCATCCGTTATTCGCGTATGGGACGTGCCTGCCGCGCTTGTGCGGAAGATCTGAAAATGGCCAGCCTGCTGGGGATCAGCACTGACCGCGTGATCTCGCTGACTTTCGTCATTGGCGCATTAATGGCCGCCGTCGCGGGCGTTCTGCTCGGTCAGTTCTACGGCGTGATTAACCCCTACATCGGCTTTATGGCCGGGATGAAAGCCTTCACCGCGGCGGTTCTCGGCGGCATCGGCAGCATTCCGGGCGCGATGATCGGCGGCCTGATTTTAGGCGTGGCCGAAGCGCTGACCTCGGCGTATCTGAGCACCGAATACAAAGATGTGGTGTCCTTCGCCTTGCTGATCGTCGTGTTGCTGGTGCTGCCAACCGGTATTCTCGGACGTCCGGAGGTTGAGAAAGTATGA
- a CDS encoding Hcp family type VI secretion system effector yields MSNPAYLWLTDENGSPVIGSCNVHGRVGSIEVKSLSHHLTVPTDRNTGKLTGTRIHTPILFQKEFDRTTPILYRTISQGITLKSAEFKMYHILDAGVEAEYFNIRMENVKITGITPSLHPGSGTGTHLENIEMRYESIQWKYVDGNIIFKDSWNERTVA; encoded by the coding sequence ATTTCTAATCCTGCTTATTTGTGGTTAACGGATGAAAATGGTTCTCCTGTTATCGGAAGTTGTAATGTTCACGGGCGTGTGGGTTCTATTGAAGTTAAGTCACTTTCACACCACCTGACAGTTCCGACGGATAGAAATACTGGGAAATTGACAGGTACGCGTATTCATACACCGATATTATTTCAAAAGGAATTTGATCGCACAACACCAATACTTTACCGTACGATTAGTCAGGGAATCACGCTTAAATCCGCTGAATTTAAGATGTATCACATATTAGACGCTGGTGTAGAAGCGGAGTATTTCAACATCCGCATGGAAAATGTGAAGATCACCGGTATTACTCCGAGCCTTCATCCCGGTTCGGGAACAGGAACGCATCTGGAAAATATTGAAATGCGCTATGAGTCAATTCAATGGAAATATGTCGATGGGAACATAATATTTAAAGACAGTTGGAATGAACGCACCGTAGCCTAA
- the panM gene encoding aspartate 1-decarboxylase autocleavage activator PanM → MKLTIQKLTSLSAQDLIDLAKIWPEQTESDWQASLQNDRALFAAVFNERILGAVKITLDGNQAELSDLLVRDVTRRRGVGLYLMEDVQAQLPQVKSWTMKAEPEPVLDAFMQACGFHNEKGVWRK, encoded by the coding sequence ATGAAACTAACTATCCAAAAACTGACGTCACTCAGCGCGCAGGACCTGATCGATCTGGCAAAAATCTGGCCGGAGCAAACTGAAAGTGACTGGCAAGCCAGCCTGCAAAACGACCGTGCGCTGTTTGCGGCGGTGTTTAATGAACGCATTCTGGGCGCGGTGAAAATCACGCTCGATGGTAATCAGGCTGAACTGAGTGATTTGCTGGTGCGCGACGTCACGCGTCGTCGCGGTGTCGGGCTGTATCTGATGGAAGATGTGCAGGCGCAGCTGCCGCAGGTGAAAAGCTGGACGATGAAAGCAGAACCTGAGCCCGTGCTGGATGCGTTTATGCAGGCATGTGGTTTTCACAATGAAAAAGGTGTGTGGCGCAAATAA
- a CDS encoding PLP-dependent aminotransferase family protein, with amino-acid sequence MNTEGLLAARMVRLKSSAIRELLKHSKMEGVISLAGGIPSSALFDFDGLREATQLAITEQPEHAFQYGLTEGSYTLRERIAELCQERGVVASPDDIVVTAGSQQALDLVMRAVVNPDDVFVVERPTYLAALQTLELAEAKLLSVGSDGDGMIVDELAELLKTQKIKGVYLVPTFGNPSGVTLSRARREQLVKLAAQHEFLIVEDDPYGELRFTDERQPTLFELSKSLFGHVENIIYTSTFSKILAPGLRLGWVIMPDWLLHKVAIIKQAADLHASALSQTIAEYYLGLGRLPKQIETIRAAYKKKCQIMAELLERELGDVLTFEYPKGGMFLWARFREPRNCAEWMKKTLEQGVVFVPGEFFYADNPDHSTFRLSFATATEEQMHEAVARLKRAL; translated from the coding sequence ATGAACACAGAAGGTTTACTCGCCGCCCGTATGGTCAGGCTTAAAAGTTCGGCCATCCGGGAATTGCTGAAACACAGCAAAATGGAAGGCGTTATCTCACTGGCGGGTGGTATTCCTTCTTCAGCGCTTTTTGATTTCGACGGCCTGCGTGAAGCTACACAACTGGCGATCACCGAACAGCCTGAGCACGCTTTTCAGTATGGCCTGACCGAAGGCAGTTATACGCTGCGTGAGCGTATTGCTGAGCTTTGTCAGGAACGTGGCGTGGTGGCGAGCCCCGACGACATCGTGGTCACCGCAGGCTCTCAGCAGGCGCTGGATCTGGTGATGCGCGCCGTGGTTAACCCGGATGACGTGTTTGTGGTGGAACGCCCGACCTATCTGGCGGCGTTACAGACGCTGGAACTGGCCGAAGCTAAACTGCTGTCCGTCGGTTCTGACGGCGACGGCATGATTGTTGATGAACTGGCGGAGCTGCTTAAAACGCAGAAAATCAAAGGCGTGTATCTGGTGCCAACGTTTGGTAACCCGAGCGGCGTGACCCTGAGCCGCGCCCGTCGTGAGCAACTGGTGAAACTGGCAGCACAGCACGAATTCCTGATTGTAGAAGATGACCCGTATGGCGAACTGCGTTTCACCGATGAACGCCAGCCGACGCTGTTCGAGCTGTCGAAATCGCTGTTCGGTCACGTCGAAAACATCATCTACACCTCGACGTTCTCTAAAATTCTGGCACCGGGCCTGCGTCTGGGCTGGGTGATTATGCCTGACTGGCTGCTGCACAAAGTTGCCATCATCAAACAGGCCGCAGATCTGCACGCCAGCGCGCTGTCGCAGACTATCGCGGAATACTATCTCGGTTTGGGTCGTCTGCCGAAGCAGATCGAAACCATCCGTGCGGCGTATAAAAAGAAATGCCAGATCATGGCCGAACTGCTGGAACGCGAGCTGGGCGACGTGCTGACGTTTGAATATCCGAAAGGCGGCATGTTCCTGTGGGCGCGTTTCCGCGAGCCGCGTAATTGCGCTGAATGGATGAAAAAGACGCTGGAGCAGGGCGTGGTGTTTGTGCCGGGCGAATTCTTCTATGCCGATAACCCGGATCACTCGACCTTCCGTCTTTCCTTCGCGACCGCAACCGAAGAGCAAATGCACGAGGCGGTCGCCCGTCTGAAACGCGCACTGTAA
- the livF gene encoding high-affinity branched-chain amino acid ABC transporter ATP-binding protein LivF, which produces MLSFNQVSAHYGKIQALHEVSLSINKGEIVTLIGANGAGKTTLLGSLCGEPRATNGSIIFEGQDITQWQTAKIMRGDIAIVPEGRRVFSRMTVEENLAMGGFFATRDQYHARLERVFTLFPRLKERRIQRSGTMSGGEQQMLAIGRALMSQPRLLLLDEPSLGLAPIIIQQIFDTIQQLREEGMTIFLVEQNANQALKLADRGYVLENGHVVLEDTGAALLANEAVRAAYLGA; this is translated from the coding sequence ATGTTGTCATTCAATCAGGTATCCGCCCATTACGGCAAAATTCAGGCGCTGCATGAAGTCAGCCTGAGTATTAATAAAGGGGAAATCGTCACGCTGATCGGCGCGAACGGCGCGGGTAAAACCACGCTGCTCGGCAGTTTGTGTGGCGAACCGCGTGCGACGAACGGCTCGATCATTTTCGAAGGTCAGGACATCACGCAGTGGCAAACCGCCAAAATCATGCGCGGCGATATCGCGATTGTGCCGGAAGGCCGTCGCGTGTTTTCACGTATGACGGTGGAAGAGAATCTGGCGATGGGCGGATTCTTCGCCACGCGCGACCAGTATCATGCCCGTCTGGAACGCGTGTTTACGCTGTTCCCGCGTCTGAAAGAGCGCCGCATTCAGCGTTCGGGCACCATGTCCGGCGGTGAGCAACAGATGCTGGCAATTGGTCGTGCGCTGATGAGCCAGCCGCGTTTGCTGCTGCTCGATGAGCCGTCGCTGGGACTGGCACCCATCATCATCCAGCAGATTTTCGACACCATCCAGCAACTGCGCGAAGAAGGGATGACCATCTTCCTGGTCGAGCAAAATGCCAATCAGGCGCTGAAACTCGCCGACCGTGGTTATGTGCTGGAAAACGGTCATGTGGTGCTGGAAGATACCGGCGCGGCCTTGCTGGCGAACGAAGCGGTGCGTGCGGCCTATCTCGGTGCATAA
- a CDS encoding branched-chain amino acid ABC transporter substrate-binding protein: MKAMKGKIWLAGCIALAMSQAAFAKDIKVAIVGAMSGPVAQYGDMEFTGAKQAIADINAKGGVKGDKLVGVEYDDACDPKQAVAVANKVINDGIRYVIGHLCSSSTQPASDIYEDEGVLMITPAATNADLTTRGYKMVMRTTGLDSDQGPTAAKYILDTIKPKRIAVVHDKQQYGEGLARSVQDALKKGGGNVVLFEGVTAGDKDFSTLVARLKKENVDFVYFGGYYPEMGQILRQSKQAGLNAKFMGPEGVGNSSLSNIAGDASEGMLVTLPKRYDQVPANQPIVDALKAKKLDPTGPFVWTTYAALQALTTGMERSGSMEPADIAKNLKSASVDTVMGPLSWDEKGDLKGFEFGIFEWHKDGTSTPIK; encoded by the coding sequence ATGAAAGCAATGAAGGGTAAGATCTGGCTGGCAGGTTGTATTGCATTAGCAATGAGTCAGGCGGCATTCGCAAAAGATATTAAAGTCGCCATTGTTGGTGCTATGTCAGGTCCGGTCGCCCAGTACGGTGACATGGAATTTACAGGTGCAAAACAAGCCATCGCTGACATCAACGCCAAAGGCGGCGTGAAAGGTGACAAACTGGTTGGCGTGGAATATGACGATGCCTGTGACCCGAAACAGGCGGTTGCGGTAGCGAACAAAGTGATCAACGACGGTATCCGTTATGTGATCGGCCACCTGTGCTCTTCCTCTACTCAGCCTGCTTCTGACATCTATGAAGATGAAGGCGTGCTGATGATCACTCCGGCCGCGACCAACGCTGACCTGACCACCCGCGGTTATAAAATGGTGATGCGCACCACCGGTCTGGATTCCGATCAGGGCCCGACCGCAGCCAAATACATCCTCGACACCATCAAACCAAAACGTATCGCCGTTGTGCATGACAAACAGCAATACGGCGAAGGCCTGGCCCGTTCCGTGCAGGACGCGCTGAAAAAAGGTGGCGGCAACGTCGTTCTTTTTGAAGGTGTGACCGCCGGTGATAAAGACTTCTCCACGCTGGTGGCACGTCTGAAGAAAGAAAACGTCGATTTCGTTTACTTCGGCGGCTACTACCCGGAAATGGGCCAGATCCTGCGCCAGTCCAAGCAAGCCGGTCTGAACGCCAAATTCATGGGGCCGGAAGGCGTGGGCAACTCCTCATTGTCTAACATCGCCGGTGATGCCTCTGAAGGTATGCTGGTGACGCTGCCAAAACGTTATGACCAGGTCCCGGCTAACCAGCCAATCGTTGATGCGCTGAAAGCCAAGAAACTGGATCCAACCGGTCCGTTCGTCTGGACGACTTACGCTGCATTGCAGGCGCTGACCACCGGTATGGAACGCAGCGGCAGCATGGAACCGGCTGACATCGCTAAAAATCTGAAATCAGCGTCAGTGGATACCGTAATGGGTCCGCTGAGCTGGGATGAGAAAGGTGACCTGAAAGGATTCGAATTCGGTATTTTCGAGTGGCATAAGGACGGCACGTCTACCCCGATCAAATAA